One region of Paucibacter aquatile genomic DNA includes:
- a CDS encoding DUF2523 domain-containing protein encodes MPLPLGVPLLIGSIIGGITAAVGTLVGRVLVSLGVGFVAYQGVNLTAEWIRDQASQKFAALPGDVYTVIQLLQVPAVINVYFSAWMASLVVSGLQSGTIVKSIQRSPGG; translated from the coding sequence ATGCCTTTGCCTCTCGGTGTACCCCTGCTTATTGGTTCTATCATCGGCGGCATTACTGCTGCTGTCGGTACTCTCGTTGGTCGGGTATTGGTAAGTCTCGGCGTTGGTTTTGTTGCTTATCAGGGCGTCAATTTGACAGCTGAATGGATACGCGATCAGGCCTCGCAAAAGTTCGCGGCGCTGCCAGGCGATGTATATACGGTCATTCAGTTATTGCAGGTGCCCGCTGTCATCAATGTCTATTTCAGCGCCTGGATGGCTTCACTTGTCGTGAGTGGTTTGCAGAGTGGGACCATCGTTAAATCAATCCAGCGCTCGCCAGGTGGTTAA